The Myxococcota bacterium region CCAGGATCGCCGCGGCGCGCAGGCCGCCGAGCACCACCGGCTTCAGCACCAGCGCGTCGGCGGCGCCGTGCTCGATCACGCGCGCCGCAGCCGCGAAGTCGGCCGCCGACTCGTCGGCGGCGATCGGCACCAGCACGGCCTTGCGCACGCGCGCCAGGCCGGCGACGTCGGCCGCGGGCACCGGCTGCTCGGCAAGCTCGAGCTCGAGCGGATCGAGCTCGCGCAGGAGCTCGATCGCGAGCTCGGGCGGCCAGGCGCCGTTCGCGTCGATGCGCAGATCGGCTTCGTGGCCGACCGCGGCGCGCAGGGCAGTGACTCGCCGGCAGTCACTGCGCGGGTCGAGCGCGCCGACTTTGAGCTTCAGGGTCGAGAACCCGCGCGCCAGCAGCGCGCGGGCTTCGCGCGCCACGGCCTCGGGCGCGCCGGCCGACAGCAGCGCGTTCACGCGCACGCAGCGGCGCGCCGCGCGGCCCTCGCCCAGGAG contains the following coding sequences:
- a CDS encoding mandelate racemase/muconate lactonizing enzyme family protein is translated as LLGEGRAARRCVRVNALLSAGAPEAVAREARALLARGFSTLKLKVGALDPRSDCRRVTALRAAVGHEADLRIDANGAWPPELAIELLRELDPLELELAEQPVPAADVAGLARVRKAVLVPIAADESAADFAAAARVIEHGAADALVLKPVVLGGLRAAAILAQRARAAGLRVLVTSALDGAIARAAALALAASLPDPLPACGLATGELLADDLGPGPEPKEGFLHVPEQPGLGARPELAAVRAAATGPTREVTPR